The following are from one region of the Salvelinus sp. IW2-2015 unplaced genomic scaffold, ASM291031v2 Un_scaffold6036, whole genome shotgun sequence genome:
- the LOC139026843 gene encoding cell adhesion molecule CEACAM1-like has protein sequence MALRTAGSVLVVFLWSVAVVLGQDGWSATYTPQSICTLKGSTVDLFCFYTYPSGTVTTTFWFTKIVNLRDDPDYKGRVTYRSVMMNGHTLKITDLRESDSAEYKFKFITDQTGGKYTGXPGVTLSVTDLQVKVTTIWWLMTLTCSTTCTLTGNPTYTWYRNSTIVQGASSPSYSVYLKTEDSFYCAVKGINSAAVYGPKNTSVSVSPSGEIVEGSSVTLTCSSDANPPVHKYTWYKKKVTSPKASGQSYSITNIISEDRGEYYCEAENTIASNNSTTLKIIVAGKQTSVLTAAVGIIVVVLVLILCLSGFMWFRRSTGGSDVTADTESVHPDPNSDPNSDMYSPLNMNTRSPEYDTLTNVRDSPSDTVPQIDAEPSDYEN, from the exons atggccttgagaacagcaggaagtgtgttggtggtctttctctggtctgtagCAG TGGTACTGGGTCAGGATGGCTGGAGTGCGACGTACACCCCTCAGAGTATCTGTAccttgaaggggtcaacagtggaTCTGTTTTGCTTTTACACATATCCCAGTGGTACAGTCACAACAACCTTCTGGTTCACTAAAATTGTAAATCTGAGAGACGACCCAGACTACAAAGGTCGTGTGACGTACCGTAGCGTTATGATGAATGGCCACACCCTGAaaatcacagacctgagagagagtgacTCAGCTGAGTACAAGTTCAAATTTATAACAGATCAGACTGGAGGGAAGTATACTGGTYYRCCTGGAGTCACTCTGTCTGTRACAG ACCTGCAGGTGAAGGTGACCACTATATGGTGGTTAatgacactgacctgtagcaccacctgtactctgactggtAACCCCACCTACACCTGGTACAGGAACAGTACGATTGTACAAGGGGCCTCCTCCCCCTCGTACTCAGTGTACTTAAAAACTGAAGACAGCTTCTACTGTGCTGTAAAAGGCATCAATtctgctgcagtgt ATGGCCcaaagaacacctcagtgtcagtcagtccctctggtgaaatagtggagggcagttcagtgactctgacctgcagcagtgatgccaacccacctgtgcacaaatacacctggtacaagaagaaGGTAACCTCACCAAAAGCATCAGGACAGAgttacagcatcactaacatcatctctgaggacagaggagaatacTACTGTGAGGCTGAGAATACAATAGCATCTAATAACTCTACTACTCTGAAGATCATCGTAGCAG gGAAACAAACATCAGTTCTGACTGCAGCTGTAGGAATCATAGTGGTTGTTCtggttctcatcctctgtctctctggcttcatgtggttcag GAGATCCACAGGAGGAAGTGATGTCACAGCAGACACAGAG agTGTCCATCCAGACCCTAACAGTGACCCTAACAGTGACATGTACTCACCTCTGAACATGAATACCAGGTCACCAGAGTATGACACCCtgaca AATGTGAGGGACTCCCCTAGTGACACAGTCCCTCAGATAGATGCTGAGCCCTCAGATTATGagaactga